A genomic window from Candidatus Poseidoniia archaeon includes:
- a CDS encoding DNA-directed RNA polymerase subunit N yields MERKENGENPAEVMNDLGIKRYCCRKIFVSHLDLIDELLPYD; encoded by the coding sequence ATTGAGAGAAAAGAAAATGGAGAGAATCCTGCTGAAGTTATGAATGACTTAGGGATAAAGCGCTATTGCTGCAGGAAGATTTTTGTTTCTCATTTAGACTTGATAGACGAACTCTTACCCTACGACTGA